The Thermobifida halotolerans sequence CAGGGCCCCCGGGGCGCGGCCGTCTCGTTGTCACCGCGGGGCCGAGGAGTTCCGTCGCATCCCGGCGGTGGCTCCGGACAACCGGCTGGCCCCGGTGTTCTGCCCGGGGTCCGCCTCGCCCGGTCGACGCGGGCGGCGGGCGGCGGTCCGCTCCCGGGTCTCCTTCAGGGCGGGCTCCCCGGGACGTGGGAGTCCGGGTCCGCGCGCGTCTCGGGGCCGGCCCCGCCGCCCGCCGGGCGCACCGGGGCCTCGTCCCCCGCCCGTCCCCGCCGTCGGCGCTCGCCGTCCACGTGTCCTCCTCGCCGCGTTCGGGAAACTCCGCAGACCGCTCCGGCGCCGCCCCCGTCCCCGTGTCCCCCGGTGTCGCCGTCGACCCGTCGCGGCGTGCTCACCGGTTCACGCGCGGGCCTGTCCGGGCGCCGGGTCGCGGCCGGGGCTCGGACGGCGGCCGTAGCGCCACTTGAGGTACTTGCCCTCGCGTTCGGCCCGGCGCATCTCGGCGTAGAGTCCGTCCGGGTCGGGCGCGGAGACGACCTGGCCGCCCTCGGGCAGCGGCCAGCGGGCGAACGCCCAGTACCGGCGGGTGTAGGGACCCCACAGCACCACCCAGGCGCCCTGCTTCTGCCACTCGATGTGCGCGGCGACGCCGCGGCGGTCGGGGTCGTGGAACTCCCCCTCCGCGCGGCCCGTTCCAGCACGCTTGCCCACCGGTTGTCCTCCACGCTCGACGGGGGCGGTACTCCGCTCCTGTCAAGCGTCACACGCCCACCGCCGGGTGAAAAGACCAGAAATGGCGATCGGGCCGGATGCGGTCACCCGCGTCCGGCCCGTGCCGCCGGTGTCGGCTACTCGTCGTCCTCGTCGGAGGCGTGGTGGTCGAGGTTGGACACGCCGCGCCGCCAGTAGCCGTCGACCTCGAAGTCGCGGCCGCGCACCAGGCCGCGCTCCTTGAGCAGGCGGCGGATCGGCTTGAGGGCGTCGGCCTCGCCGCCGACCCAGACGAACACCCCCTCCTCGGGCAGTTCCGTCTTCTCCAGGGCGCGTAGCAGCAGGTCGGTGGTGCCGGGGGCGGCGCCGTCGCGGTGCAGCCAGGTGATCTCGGCTCCGGCGGGCGCGTCCAGTTTCTGCTCCTCGGCGGCGTCGGCGACCTCGAAGAACGCGGTGACGCGGGCGTCGCGCGGCAGTTCCTCGACGCGGCGGGCCGCGGCGGGCAGCGCGGTCTCGTCGGCGAGCAGCACGTGGTGGTCGTAGTCCGGGTAGTGGACGGTGCCGCGCGGCCCCAGCACGCCGAGGCGGTCGCCGACCCTGGCGTTGGCCGCCCAGCGTCCGCCGGGGCCGTGCTCGTGGACGACGAAGTCGACGGTGAGCAGTCCGGCCTCGGGGGCGAAGCGGCGCACCGTGTAGTCGCGGTAGATGACGCCGGGGTCGCGGAAGTTGAGGCAGCGGTCGTCCTCGACGACGGGGAGCACGTGCTCGCCGGTGTCGGGGTTGGGGAACCACAGTTTGACGTGGTCGGCGAAGTTGTCGCTGCGCAGCCCCTCGATGTCGGGGCCGCCGAGGTGGACGCGGACCATGCGGGGGGTGATCCGTTCGACGCTGACGGCCTCCAGCACCCTGGGCTTCAGGGGGTACATCTCGACACTACGCTCGCGCACCGCGGTGGACATGGGTCACTCCTCGTACTCGGTTGTTGCGGACAGGGAGGCGGGGTGCTCGGTCCGCTCCCGGTGGGGTCGCCCGGTGGCGACCGGTGTGTCGTCGGGCTCGGCGGGGACGTCCTCGCGGGGTTCCTCGGCGAGCACCCGTGCCGCGCGCAGGCCGGGGAAGGCCAGGGCGAGCGCGCCGACGGACAGCACGGTCATGGCGCCGCCCGCGGTGATGGCCACGGCGGCGCCCAGCAGCGGGGCCAGCGCGCCCAGGGTGAGCGCGCCCGCGGAGTCGCCGATGGTGGCCTGGGCGGTCCACAGGCTGTTGACCCGGCCGCGCAGCGCGTCGGGGGTGTGCGACTGCAGCAGGGCGTAGCGCAGGATCTCCTCGGCGACCTGGCCGAACCCCAGCAGCGCCAGGAACGCGAACGCCGCCCAGAAGACCGGGCTGAGGCCGAGGCCGAGCACCGCCGCGCCGCACAGGACGACGGCGGCCAGCAGCACCGTTCCGTTCCGGCGGACGTGGGCGGTCCACCCGCTGGTGAGGGAGCCGAGGAGCGCGCCCAGCGCCGGGGCGGTGTAGAGCATGCCGACCATGGCCGGTCCGCCGCCCAGCACCGTGTCGGTGAACTCGTTGATGAGCACGTACGGGGCGGCGAACAGCAGTTGCGCGAAGCCCAGGAGCAGCAGCGGGCCGACGACCCGGTGGCGCACGGCGAAGCGCGCGCCGTCGGCGACCGCTTCCAGCACCGGTCGGCCGCGGTGCTGCCCGTCGGGCTCCAGGCGCGGCAGCCGCCACACCAGCGCGGTGGTCACCAGCGACAGCACCGCGGTGATGGTGTAGTTGCCGCCCATTCCGGCCGTGGCGATGAGGACGCCGCCCAGGGCGGGGGCCAGGACCGCTCCGAGCTCGCCGTTGAGCGCCAGCAGCGCCCCGGCCGCGGGGAGCCTGTCGCGGGGGACGAAGCCGGGGGCCGCCGCCTGCAGCGCCACCGCGCTGAAGGAGCCGAAGAACCCGGTGAACAGGGCCACGGCGTAGATGACCCAGAGCAGGGGGTCGTCGGGGACGAGGCTGTTGGCGGCGAGCGCGCCGTAGCCCACCACGGCGGAGGCGCGGCCGACGACGATGAGGCGGCGCCGGTCGCCCCGGTCCGCCAGGACCCCGCCGACCAGGGTTCCGCACAGAACCGAGACGGCGTTGGCGGTGTGGACCGTGGCGACGAGGAAGGACGACCCGGTGAGCTCGTAGACCTGGGTGGGCAGGGCGACGGAGGCGAATCCGAGCCCGAAGATCGAGACGATCCTGGCGACGAAGACGATCCGGAACTCCCTGCTGACGCGCAGCGGGGTCACGTCGATCATCAGGCGGGCGAGTCTCACGGCGTCCTCACGGATCGGCGACAACAACCCCACGGGTCGTTACTTAGGCAAGGCACACCTTAGCATCACCGGGCCGTGGCGTCGCGGGTCTCAGTCGAGGACGGCTCCCGACTTCTGGTCGCTTCCGGGGACCGGCTCGGCCAGGTCGTCGCCGAGCGCCACGATGCGGTTGTCGGCGTCCACGTGCACCACCCTGGGGCGGTGCGTGGCGCGCTCGGCCTCGGTGAGCTGGGTGTAGGAGATGATGATGACCAGGTCTCCGGGCGAGACCAGGCGGGCGGCGGCCCCGTTGATGCCGATGACGCCGCTGCCGCGCTCCCCGGTCAGCACGTAGGTGACCAGTCGGCTGCCGTTGGTGATGTCCACCACGTGGACCTGCTCGCCGTCGACCAGGTCGGCCGCGTCCATCAGGTCGGCGTCGATGGTGATCGAGCCGACGTAGTGCAGGTCCGCCTGCGTGACCGTGGCACGGTGGATCTTGCCGTTGAGCATGGTGCGCAGCACCGTGGGCCTCCTCGCGGTCGTCTGGGTTGTCCGGGGCGGGTCCGGCCCGCTCCCTGCGTGTCCGACGCCCCAGCGTACGGCCGGGGCGTCCGGGCGCCCGCAGGGACTCCCCGGTGTGCGGCGCGCGGCCGGGTGGCCGCGCGCCCGGTCAACGATCGCGGACCGGCCCCGGGGCCGACTACCCCCGCTGCTCCATGGCCCGGCGGAGGCTGCGCGGCCGCAGGTCGGTCCAGTGGGTGTTGACGTAGTCCAGGGCCTCGGCGCGCGAGGCGGGTCCGAACACGGTGCGCCACCCCTGTGGGACCTCGGCGAACTCGGGCCACAGGGAGTGCTGGTCCTCGTCGTTGACCAGGACGAGGAACACGCCTTCGTCGTCGTCGAACGGATTGGTCACGGGAATTGTTCCTTTCGCCGCGGAGGGTGGGGGCACCCGCCGGGTCCGGTCCCGGCGGGCGTGTCGGCTACAGGTCCGCCAGGACCTCTTCGACCTGGTCGAGGACCGTGTTGGCCTGGGCGTAGGTGCGGGCGGCGCTGTAGCGCAGCGGATGGCTCTGCCCGGCCTCGACGGCGGGCAGGTCCTGCCACAGCTCCTGGTCCAGCAGGGCCTCGGTGAACGGGTCGGGCTGCCCGGCTGCGTCGGTCTCGTAGAAGATGACGTCGGCGTCGGAGAGCTGGTCGATCTCCTCGTAGGAGTAGAAGGCGGCGAAGTTCTCGCCCGCGGCCCGCTGCGCCTCGGTCTGGCGGGCGCCGAGCGTGTCGAGGATCTCCCCGCCCCAGGCGTTGGTGTTGTCGACGGCGAACTCGCCGTCGGAGCCGAAGACGACCGCGAAGGTGGTGTCGGCGAGCTGGTCGGCGTAGGTGGTCCTGATCTCCTCGACCCGGCTGTCGAAGCGCTCCTGCTCCTCGGTGGCGCGCTCGCCGTCGCCGACGGCCCGCGACAGCTCGAGGGTCATGTCGCGCAGTCCGGCTCCGGCGCCGTCGAAGTCGTAGAAGACGGTGGGGGCGATCTGCTCCAGGTCCTCGCGCGTGGCGGCGTACTCGTCGTGGCTCTCCACGCGCACGCCGCCGATGATCAGGTCGGGCCGGGCCTCGGCGATGGCCTCCAGGTTGAGTTCCAGGCTCGCCGACTGCACCACCGGGTACTGCGAGAGCTTCTCGAACTCCTCGGCGGTGTAGAGGGTGGCCACCGGTTCGATCACGCCGACCGGCTCGATCCCGGCCTCCAGGACGACCTCGGTGCCGAACTCCAGGGCGACGACGCGCTGGGGGTCGGCGGGGATGTCGACCGTGCCGTAGTCGGTCTCCACGGAGACGGTCTCGCCCGCCTGCGCGGCGTCCTGGGCGGCGTCGTCGGCCCGGCCGCCGCCGCAGGCGGTCAGGGTGAGGACGAGCGCGAGGGCGCCCGCGCCGGTCGCGACCGCGCCGCGGGGGGATGTCTGCTGCTTCACTGTCGACCACTTTCTGTCCGTCGTCGGCCGGGCCCTCGTCCGGACCACGGCCGTGAACCACTGATTAGGAAAGCCTTGCCTAAGAAAAATAGAGGGTTTTGGTGGGTTCTCCGCGCCGATCGGCCAGCCGTGTCCGTATCGTGACGGTCACGGCGGGGCGCTCAGGGGCACCCGTCGCCGCGCCGCAGCGCCGCGTCGAGGACCGGACCGACCACCGACAGCGCCGCCGGGCCGGTCAGGTCGTTGTGGCCGCAGTCGACCTCGTGGTCGTGCACCTCGCCGGTCACGTAGCGCCGCCACAGGTGCGCGCCGATCCCCGACTCCGCGTCGCGCTCCGCCGCCGCGGTGAAGAAGTGCAGGTCGCCGTCGTAGACGCGGTAGCGCGTCCGGTACATGACGTCCATCGTGTACATGCGGGCCCGCACCACGCGGTCGATGGTCTCGGCGTCGAACTCCGCCCACACGCCGTCGCTGTCGCGCAGGAACTCCACCACCTCGTCGCGCTTCCACGGCCTGCCCAGCCAGCTCGGCAGCTCGCGCCGGGAGCTGGACAGCAGGAAATCCAGCGCCTCCTGCTCGGCCTCCTCGGCACTGGGCACTCCCCCGGCCGCCGCGACCTCCTCGGCGTCGGTGGGATAGGTGTCCAGCAGCGCCAGGAACGGCACCCGCTCCCCCTCCGCCTGCAGCAGGGTGGCCAGGGCGTGCGCGACCTGCCCGCCGAACGACCAGCCCACCAGGTGGTAGGGGCCCTGCGGCTGCACCCGGCGGACGTGTCCGGCGTACAGCTCGACCAGCTCGTCCATCGTCTCGGGCAGCTCCTCCCCGCGCAGTCCGGGAAACTGCACGCCCACCAGCGGGCGCTCCCGGTCGAGGAAGGGCGCCAGCGCGGCGTAGGACCAGCTGAACCCGCTGGCCGGGTGGAAGCAGAACAGCGGGGGCCGCCGCCCGCCCTCGCGCAGCCGCAGCACGGTGGCCAGCAGGTCGTCGCGGCGCTCGCCGTCCAGGTACTCGCGCAGCCGGGCGACGGTGGGCGCGGCCAGCAGCGTTCCCGCGCCCAGGCGCACCCCCATCCGCCTGCGGACGCGGCCCGCCAGCCGCATCGCCAGCAGCGAGTGCCCGCCCAGTTCGTAGAAGTCGTCGTCGATGCCCACCTCGTCGACGCCGAGGACCGCGGCGAAGTGCTCGCACAACTGGCGGTCGGTGTCGTCCCTGGGAGCGCGGCCCCTCCGCTCGGGGGCGGCGGGCGCGGGCAGCGCGGCGCGGTCCAGCTTGCCGTTGCCGGTCAGCGGCAGCCGCTCCAGCACCACCAGGTGGGCGGGGACCATAGCGGCGGGCAGCGCGTCGGCCAGGTCGCGGCGCAGCCGCGCGGTGTCGACCTCCCGGCCCGCGGCGGGCACCAGGTAGCCGACCAACTTCCTGCGGCCGGGGGCGTCCTCGCGGACCACCACCGCGGCCTGGGCGACGTCCGGCCGCTCCTCCAGTACGGCGACGACCTCGGCGGGTTCCACGCGCACACCCCGGATCTTGATCTGGTCGTCGACGCGCCCCAGGTAGTCGAGGCGGCCGTGGGAGTCCCAGCGCACCAGGTCGCCGGTGCGGTACATGCGCGCCCCCGGCGGGCCGAACGGGTCGGCGACGAAGCGTTCGGCCGTGAGGTCGCCGCGCCCGGCGTAGCCGCGCGCCAGCCCCACCCCGGACACGTACAGCTCCCCCGGCGTGCCGGGGGCGACCGGCCGCAGCGCGGAGTCCAGGACGTGCACCCGGGTGTTGGCGATGGGGCCGCCCACGGTGGGGGCGGCGCTGTCGGCGGTGCCGCCGCCGAGGGTGTTGATCGTGTACTCGGTGGGCCCGTACAGGTTGTAGCCGAGGACGCCGTCGGCGTCGCGCAGCGCCTGCCACACGGTGTCGCTGACCGCCTCGCCGCCCAGCAGCACCAGCGCGGGCCGGTGGCGGCCCCCGTCGAGCAGGCCGTCCTCGATCAACTGGCCGCAGTAGGAGGGGGTGACGTTGACGACGTCGACCGCGTGGCGGCGGCAGTAGTCGACCAGCCGGTCGGAGTCGCGGCGCAGCTCCTCGTCGAGCAGGTGCACCTCGTGCCCGTCGACCAGCCACAGCAGCTCCTCCCACGACATGTCGAAGGAGAAGGACACGGTGTGCGCCACCCGCAGCACCCGGTGGCCCAGGGCGGCCACGACCGGGCCGAAGATGGTCTCGCGGTGGTTGACCAGCATGTTCACCAGTCCCCGCGCGGGGACCTGCACGCCCTTGGGACGACCGGTGGAGCCGGAGGTGAAGATGGTGTAGGCGAGGTGGTCGCCGCGCGCCGGGACCGGCCGGTCGGCGTCGACGGGGTCGGCGGGGTCCGTGCGGGCCAGGGCGGCGCGCGTCTCGGGGTCGTCCAGCACCAGCCGGGTCCCGCCGGCGTCGGCGGGCAGCCGCCCCAGCGCGGCCGTGCCGGTGACGGTGACCGCGGGCGCGGTGTCGGCGAGCACGGCGCGCAGCCGGCCCTCGGGGTGCTCCAGGTCGAGGGGCACGTAGGCGGCACCCGCCTTGAACACCGCGAACAGGGTGACCACCCAGTCGCTGGAGCGGGGCAGGCCGATCGCGACCAGGCTCTCCGGTCCCACGCCGTGCTCCAGCAGCAGGCGGGCCAGCCGGTTGGCGCGCTCGTTGAGTTCGGCGAAGGTCAGCGTGGCGTCGCGGGCGACCAGGGCGGTGCGGTCCGGCCAGGTGCGCGCCGAGGTCTCGAACAGCTCCACCAGGCTCTGCTCGGGCAGTGCGCGCGCGGTGTCGCCGTGGGCGCGTGCCAGGGCCGCGCGCTCGGTCTCCGACAGCGCGTCCAGGGCCGCCACCGGTTCCTCGGGGGCGGCCGTGATCTGCTCCAGCAGCCGCAGGAACCGGTCGAACAGGGTGCGGGCCAGCTCCTCGTCGACGACGTCGCCGCGGTAGGCGAGGCTGAGCCGGAAGTCCTCGCCCGGCTGGGCGACGAACGTCAGCGGGTAGTGGGTGGCGTCGGCGCCGGTGACCGACTCCAGTCCGGTGGCGGCGCGGACCCGCTGGTAGCCCTCGTCGTCGTAGGGGATGTTGCGCAGCACGTACAGGGTGTCGAAGAGGCGGCCGCCGCCGAGGGCGCGCTGGATGTCGGCGAGGCCGACGTGGTGGTGCGGCAGCAGTTCGGCCTGTTCGGCCTGGACGCGGCGGAGCAGGTCCACGACCGGCTCGCCGGGGCGGACGCGCACGCGCACCGGGACGGTGTTGAAGAACACCCCCACGATCGTCTCCACCCCGTCGATCTCGGGCGGCCTGCCGGAGACGGTGCTGCCGAAGACGATGTCGTCGCCGCCGGTGCGGGAGCGCAGCACCAGGCTCCACGCCGTCATCAGCACGGTGTTGACGGTGACGCCCGCCCTACGGGCCAGCGCGCCCGTCCGGTCCAGCAGCGCGGGGTCGACGACGGCGTCGACGGTCCTGGGCATGACCGTGCCGTCGCCGGGGTCGGCGGGCGAGACCAGCGTGCCCTCCTCCACCCCCTCCAGGGCGCGCCGCCACGCCTCCAGCGACGCGGCCGTGTCCTGCTTGGACAGCCACACCAGGTAGTCGCGGTAGGCGCGCGGCGGCGGCAGGGGGGAGGGGTCGCCGCCGTTGCGGTAGACCTCCATCAGCTCGGCGTTGTACAGCTCCCCCGACCAGCCGTCCATGACGATGTGGTGGAAGGTCAGCACGAGGACGTCGCGCTCCGCGGGCAGGCGGACCAGGACGTGGCGGATGAGCGGGGGGCGGGTCAGGTCGAAGCGGCGTTCGCGCTGCTCGACCCGGAGCCGGTCGAGGCGGCGGTGCGCCTCGGCCGCGTCCAGGTGCGACAGGTCGACCTCGCGCCAGGACGCCGCCAGCTCGCGGGGGACGAACTGGACGGGGCGCTCCACGCCCTCGTACCAGAATCCGGCGCGCAGCGAGGGGTGGCGGCGCAGCAGGGCGTCGGCGGCGGCGCGCAGGGCGTCGGCGTCCACGCGGCGGCCGAAGGTGAAGATGTTCTGGACGGTGTAGACGTCCAACTGCCACTCGTCGACGGTGGAGTGGTAGAGCAGCCCCTCCTGGAGGGGGGCGAGCGGAAGGACCTCCTGGATCTCCCTGGGGTCCGCGGCGCTCGTGGTCATGGTGTCTCTCCTGCTCGTGGGGGTCGGGTCAGTCCTGCTCGCGCCACATCCGCGCGAGTTCGGCGAACTCGCCGGGGTCCAGCAGGTCGGTGAACTCCTCGCCCGCCGGTTCGGGCTCGGACTCGGCGGGCCGCTCCTCGGCGGGGCGTGCCGCCTCGGCCAGCCGTTCGGGGGTGCGGTGCACGAACACGTCGCGCACGGTGAGGTCCACGCCCTCGCGCACCAGCCGCCCGACCAGGCGCAGGGAGGAGACGCTGTCGCCGCCCAGGGCGAAGAAGTCGGCGTCGGCGCCGACCTCGTCCAGGCCGAGGACCTCGGCGAAGGCCGCGCACAGGACGTGTTCTCCCGGAGTGCGCGGCGCCCGCCCGGCCCGCTGTCGCGGCTCGGGGTCGGGCAGCGCGGCGCGGTCGAGTTTGCCGCTGGCGGTCAGCGGCAGCGCGTCCAGGAACACCAGCGAGGCGGGCACGGCCGCGGCGGGAAGGACGGCGGCGAGTCGGCGGAGCAGCGTCTCGGCGGCGGGCGGGGCCGCGGTGCCGGGGACGACGTAGCCGACCAGCAGGGGCGTGCCCGAGGGGGCGGGGCGCACCGCGACGGCGGCGTCGGCCACCCCGTCCAGGGCGCGCAGCGCGGCCTCGACCTCCCCTGGTTCCAGGCGCACCCCGTTGATCTTCACCTGGTGGTCGGTGCGGCCCAGGTACTCCACCGCCCCGTCGGCGCGGCGGCGCACCAGGTCGCCGGTGCGGTAGAGGCGCGCTCCCGGCGGGCCGAACGGATCGGCGACGAACCGGGACGCGGTCAGGTCGGGACGGCCGACGTAGCCGCGCGCCAGTTGCACGCCGCCCAGGTACAGCTCGCCGACGGCGCCGGGCGGCAGGGGGCGCAGCGCCGTGTCGAGGACGTGCAGCGTCGTGTTCCACACGGGGCGGCCGATGGGCACGGTCGCGCCGAGCGGCCCGGCGCCCGCGCCGAGCACCGGGTGGCGGGTGACGTCCACGGCCGCCTCGGTGGGTCCGTACAGGTTCTCCAGGCGCGTGTCCGGCAGGGTCCGGGCGAGGTCGCGGGCCAGGTCGGCGTCGAGCGCCTCGCCGCTGCTGATCAGCAGGCGCAGGCCGGTGGCGCGGCGGGCGGTCGGCTCGTCGAGGAAGACGCGCAGCAGGGACGGCACGAAGTGGCAGACGCTCACCCCGCGGTCGGCGATGAGGGAGGCGAGGTGGGCGGGGTCGCGGTGGCCGCCGGGGCGGGCGGCGACCACGGCCGCGCCGGCGGTGAGCGGCCAGAAGAACTCCCACACCGACACATCGAACCCGGCGGGGGTCTTCTGCGCCACCCGGTCGTCGGGGGTGAGCCGGTAGGTGTGCTGCATCCACTCCAGCCGGTTGGCGATGGCCCGGTGGGAGACGCCCACGCCCTTGGGCTCGCCGGTGGAACCGGAGGTGAAGATGACATAGGCGAGCTGGTCGGGGTGGACGTCGGCGGGCGGGGCGGGATCGAGGTCGGCCAGGCGGGCGCGGACCTCCGCATCGTCCAGCACGACGGTGCCGGGCGGCGGCGCCCCGCCGAGTCCGGGCAGTGCCTCGCGCGAGGTCAGGACCGCCGTGGCGCGGGCGCGCGCGACCATGGCGGCGAGCCGCGCCGGGGGGTGGTCGGGGTCCAGCGGCAGGTAGGCCGCTCCGGCGCGCAGCACCCCCAGCAGCGCGGCCACCAGTTCCGCCGAGCGGGGCAGCGCCACCGCCACCACGTGGTCGCGGCCCACACCTCGCCCGGTGAGCAGCGCGGCGATGCGTCCGGCCCGTTCGTGCAGGTCGCGGTAGGTGAGGCGGGCGTCGTCGGCGATGACGGCCACCCGGTCGGCGTGGTCGCGTCCGGCGGCGGCGAGCAGCGCGGTGAGGGTGGTGGCCGCCACCGGCCGCCCGGTGGCGTTGTGCCGGGCCAGAGCGGCCCGCTCCCGGTCGCCGAGCAGGTCGAGGCGGCGCAGCGGCCGGTCCGGGTCGGCGGTGAGCTGCTCCAGGACGCGCACCACCAGGTCGAGGACGGCCTCGGCGTCTTCGGCGGGGAAGCGGTCGGGGTCGTGGTCGAGGCGGAGCGTGATCTCCTCCTCCGGCAGCACCGCCAGGGCCAGCGGGTAGTGGGTGGCGTCGCGCACCTCGACGTCGACGACGCGCATTCCCGCGTGGTCGGCGGCGTGCCGGGAGCGGTCCAGCGGGAAGCTCTCCACGACCAGCAGGGTGTCGAACAGCGCCCCGCCGCCCGCCGCGCGCTGCACGGCGGCCAGGCCCAGCGCGTGGTGGTCGACCAGCTCGGCCTGTTCGGCGCGCAGCCGCCGCAGCAGCGCGGCCGCCGTCTCGCCCGCGTCGAGACGCACCCGCACCGGCAGGGTGTTGGTGAACAGGCCGATCATGGCCTCGGAGCCGGCCACCTCGGGGGCGCGGCCGGAGACGGGCTGGCCGAAGACCACGTCGTCGGTCCCGGTGCGGGCGGCCAGCGCCACCGCCCACGCGGCCTGGGCCAGGGTGTTGAGGGTGACCCGGTGGGTGCGGGCGGTTTCGCGCAGCCGTCGGCTGAACTCCGCGCCGAGGGCCCGGGTGCGGCGTTCGGGCGGCCGGGTGCCGCCGGGGCGGCCGGGGGCGACCAGGCACGGTCCGGACAGGCCGGCCAGTGCCGTGCGCCACGCCTGTTCGGCCGGCGCCGGGTCCAGGCGGGCGAGCCAGGCCAGGTGGTCGCGGTAGGCGGGGGCGGGCGGCAGGGCGGCCTCGTCGCCGTCCGACGCGTACAGGGCGCACAGTTCGTCGACGAGCAGCGGCAGCGACCAGCCGTCCAGCAGGATGTGGTGGGCGGTCACCACGAGGACGTGCTCGGCGTCGCCGCCGACGAGGGCGAAGCGGATCAGCGGCGGGGCGGCCAGGTCGAAGCCGCGCGCCAGTTCCCGCTCGGCGATCCGCCCGACCGGGGCGTCCCCGGCCCCGCCGGGGTCGGCGGCCGTCCAGTCCACGTCGACGTCGGCGGGGACGAACTGCACGGGCTGGTCCAGCCCCTCGTGGGCGAACCCGGCGCGCAGGTTGGGGTGGCGGCGCAGCAGCGCGCCCGCGGCCCGCCGCAGCCGTCCGCCGTCCACCGCGCCGCGCAGCGTGATGCGGCACTGGACGGCGTAGACGTCGGCGTCCGCGCCGGTGAGGGCGTGGTGGAACAGCAGGCCCTCCTGGAGGGGGCCGAGGGGAAGCACCTCGCTGATTCCGCTGGGTTCCTGGGTCAACGCCGTCTCCTCCACAGTGATTCGAGCTGGTCCAGTTGGGTGGCGTCGAGCGAGACCAGCGGGGCGGGTTCGGTCGGCGCCGGTTCGGGCGACTTCTCGGTCCCGGTCAGGGGCTCGGCGACCGCGGCGAGCGCGGAGACGACGGGGTGCTGGAAGACCTGCCGTCCGGTGATCGCCCATCCGGCGCGGCGGGCCCCGTTGACCAGGCGCAGCGACAGGACGCTGTCGCCGCCGAGCGCGAAGAAGTCGGCGTCCGCGGCGACCTTCTCCACGCCGAGGACCTCGGCGTAGACGGCGCACAGCGCGGCCTCGGCGGGGGTGGCGGGTTCCCGGCCCGCCGCGCCCGTGTCGGGGGCGGGGGCGGGGGCGGGCAGCGCCCTGCGGTCGACCTTGCCGTTGGCGGTCAGCGGCAGCGCGTCGAGCACGACCACGGCGGCGGGCACCATGTAGGCGGGCAGCGTCCCGGCCAGCGCGGCGCGCACCTCGGCGGAGTCGAGGGGACGGGTGGCCGTGACGTAGCCGACGAGCCGGTGGTGGCCGGAGCCGTCGCCGTGGGCGACCACCACGGCCTGGGAGACTCCGTCGACGCGGGCCAGGGCGGTCTCGATCTCGCCGAGTTCGACGCGGAAACCACGGATCTTGACCTGGAAGTCGGAGCGGCCCAGGAAGTCCAGCCTGCCGTCAGTCCGCCAGCGCGCCAGATCCCCGGTGCGGTACATGCGCGCCCCCGGCGGCCCGAACGGGTCGGCGACGAACCGCTGCGCCGTCAGACCGAACCGGCCGTGGTAGCCCAGCGCCACCCCCTCACCGGCGATGTAGAGATCCCCCGCCACCCCCGGCGGCACCGGACGCAACCCCGAATCCAACACGTACACCCGCGTGTTCGCCATCGGCACACCGATCGTCACCGGCCCGCCCGCGCGGACGCGGTCGGCGGTGGACCAGATCGTGGTCTCGGTGGGCCCGTAGACGTTGGTGACCGCCGCGGCGCGGTCGGCCAGGGCCTCGGCGAGGGGGCGGGGCAGCGCCTCACCTCCGACGAGAACCCGCAGTCCGTCGACGGCGTCGGGGGCGTGCTCGGTGAGCATCTGCCACAGGGTGGGGGTGGCCTGCATGATCGTGGCGCCCTCGCCGGTGAGGAGGTCGGCCAGGGCGGCCGGGTCGCGGACGGTGTCGGCGTCGGCCAGCACCACCGTCGCCCCGGCGAGCAGCGGCAGGTACAACTCCAGCGCGGAGATGTCGAAACTGACCGTGGTCACCGCCAGCCACCGGTCCCCCGCCCCCAGCGGAAAGCGTGCGGCCATGTCGGTGAGGAAGTTCGCCAGGTTGCGGTGGGACACCACCACGCCCTTGGGACGCCCCGTCGACCCCGACGTGTACAGGACGTAGGCCGCGCCGTCCCCGGCGGGCGGTTCGGGCAGCACCGCGCGGGGGTCGGGTCGGGTGTCGGGGCCGTCGACGAGGAGGTGGCCGGTCGCGTCGGGCAGCGTCGCGGAGAGGCCGCGGGTGGTCAGCAGGG is a genomic window containing:
- a CDS encoding siderophore-interacting protein, encoding MSTAVRERSVEMYPLKPRVLEAVSVERITPRMVRVHLGGPDIEGLRSDNFADHVKLWFPNPDTGEHVLPVVEDDRCLNFRDPGVIYRDYTVRRFAPEAGLLTVDFVVHEHGPGGRWAANARVGDRLGVLGPRGTVHYPDYDHHVLLADETALPAAARRVEELPRDARVTAFFEVADAAEEQKLDAPAGAEITWLHRDGAAPGTTDLLLRALEKTELPEEGVFVWVGGEADALKPIRRLLKERGLVRGRDFEVDGYWRRGVSNLDHHASDEDDE
- the entS gene encoding enterobactin transporter EntS, which translates into the protein MRLARLMIDVTPLRVSREFRIVFVARIVSIFGLGFASVALPTQVYELTGSSFLVATVHTANAVSVLCGTLVGGVLADRGDRRRLIVVGRASAVVGYGALAANSLVPDDPLLWVIYAVALFTGFFGSFSAVALQAAAPGFVPRDRLPAAGALLALNGELGAVLAPALGGVLIATAGMGGNYTITAVLSLVTTALVWRLPRLEPDGQHRGRPVLEAVADGARFAVRHRVVGPLLLLGFAQLLFAAPYVLINEFTDTVLGGGPAMVGMLYTAPALGALLGSLTSGWTAHVRRNGTVLLAAVVLCGAAVLGLGLSPVFWAAFAFLALLGFGQVAEEILRYALLQSHTPDALRGRVNSLWTAQATIGDSAGALTLGALAPLLGAAVAITAGGAMTVLSVGALALAFPGLRAARVLAEEPREDVPAEPDDTPVATGRPHRERTEHPASLSATTEYEE
- the panD gene encoding aspartate 1-decarboxylase, which produces MLRTMLNGKIHRATVTQADLHYVGSITIDADLMDAADLVDGEQVHVVDITNGSRLVTYVLTGERGSGVIGINGAAARLVSPGDLVIIISYTQLTEAERATHRPRVVHVDADNRIVALGDDLAEPVPGSDQKSGAVLD
- a CDS encoding MbtH family protein: MTNPFDDDEGVFLVLVNDEDQHSLWPEFAEVPQGWRTVFGPASRAEALDYVNTHWTDLRPRSLRRAMEQRG
- a CDS encoding ABC transporter substrate-binding protein, translated to MKQQTSPRGAVATGAGALALVLTLTACGGGRADDAAQDAAQAGETVSVETDYGTVDIPADPQRVVALEFGTEVVLEAGIEPVGVIEPVATLYTAEEFEKLSQYPVVQSASLELNLEAIAEARPDLIIGGVRVESHDEYAATREDLEQIAPTVFYDFDGAGAGLRDMTLELSRAVGDGERATEEQERFDSRVEEIRTTYADQLADTTFAVVFGSDGEFAVDNTNAWGGEILDTLGARQTEAQRAAGENFAAFYSYEEIDQLSDADVIFYETDAAGQPDPFTEALLDQELWQDLPAVEAGQSHPLRYSAARTYAQANTVLDQVEEVLADL